The segment ACCGTTATCTACAGTACAAGGAGGCCGCAGCATCCTTTTTGGGTGATGGGATAAGTGCTGTGAACATTATTCCCGGTAATGGTTCATGCGAGACCATACGCCTTGTTGCAGAGTGTATGCTTGATACGAACGATACTGTGGGTATCCCACAGCCAACTTTTGATGAGTATGAGCAACAGTGCAGGATAATGGGTGCAAACATCCGTTACTTTGAGCACGAAGGGCTGATGGAGATCTCAGATGAGGCATTGGATGATGTAAAGATCCTCTTTGTCTGCAATCCTAACAACCCCACTGGCAAATTAATACCAAGGGATGATATCCTTGACCTTGCAAAACGGTGTGAGGCAAACGGTACTCTTCTGTTCGTCGATGAAGCTTTCATAGAACTTGCTGACCCTTCACAGAGCGTGGCTGATGTAGCTGCGACAAATGATCATATTTTTGTACTTCGTTCTCTAACCAAGAACTTTGCAATCCCTGGCATACGTCTGGGATTTGGTGTTGCATCTGAGAAGATGGCACTTGCATTGAACACTGCAAGACTTTCCTGGAACCTTGGTTCTGTTCCTGATGTTGTAGGTACTGCCCTTCTGGAGATGGAAGGTGGATGTTACAGCAAATACCTTGTAGAGTCCCGCAGTTTCATTGAGCAGGAGAGGGACTATCTTGTAGAGCGACTTTCCGGTATCTATGGCTTTAAACCCCTTCCAAGCACTGTGAACTATGTTCTTGTTGACATTAGTGAACTTTTGATGGATTCAGTGGAACTTACAGAACGGCTTGCATCCCATGGTATCCTTGTAAGGGACTGTAGTTCTTTCTATCTGCTGGATAATGATTTCATAAGGATCGCAGTTCGCACTCGGGATGAGACTGATCGGCTGATCCGGGCTATTGGGGATGTTCTGACCGAATCCGGGAAGGATTATGCCGAGGAGAAATTAAAGCAGACCATCGAGTGTGCGGCATCCGGTGAACCTGCATCCAGAAATACTTGTGAATACTATCCATGCCACTTCCAATGCCAGGACTGTACTTTCTGTTTCTGTCCGTTCTATCCATGTGAGGATCCTCGCACAGGTGGGTGCTGGATCGATAGCACCACCGGTAGCAAGGTCTGGAACTGTGAGGGTTGTACTATAATGCACAGGAAAGAAATTGTACAGGATGTTCTGAAGATCCTCATGCGTGATATTGAGACCGAGGATAACCTTAAAGTTGCCTGGGATAAAGTAGTGGTTCCCAATCTTTGATCGGTTGTTCAGGCTCTATTATGGGTTTTTCCGATCGCCTCTAATATGGAGAATTGAAAATGGATGCTATCATTATGGCAGGTGGCCTAACGCAGAGGTTAGGCATGGAGGAGAAAGCATGTGTCATGCTCATAGATAGGCCACTTATCAATTATCTTCTTGATTCACTTCTTGGTGCAATGTATATCGACCGAGTATTTGTTCAGGTGTCGCCTTATTCCCCGGACACTGAACAATGTGTGAAGGATAATTATCCGGGCAGGGTTTCAATTCTCAGAACCTCGGGCGACAATTATGTGGGCGATATGGTAAATGCCGTAAAGGATTCCGGGATCACCGGTCCTGTAATGGTGTTGATGCCGGATCTCCCGCTGGTAACATCGGAACATATTGATATGATGGTAAAAGCCTATGATAAAGTTGGTTTCCCTGCCATGTCTGTCTACGC is part of the Methanococcoides orientis genome and harbors:
- the cobD gene encoding threonine-phosphate decarboxylase CobD; the encoded protein is MNLEDERSLPLKKHIVGLVPASHGGLVRKASQEYGISESDIIDMSASLNPLDSPFDHPEYGLDLASLFAASKPGMYHYPDNRYLQYKEAAASFLGDGISAVNIIPGNGSCETIRLVAECMLDTNDTVGIPQPTFDEYEQQCRIMGANIRYFEHEGLMEISDEALDDVKILFVCNPNNPTGKLIPRDDILDLAKRCEANGTLLFVDEAFIELADPSQSVADVAATNDHIFVLRSLTKNFAIPGIRLGFGVASEKMALALNTARLSWNLGSVPDVVGTALLEMEGGCYSKYLVESRSFIEQERDYLVERLSGIYGFKPLPSTVNYVLVDISELLMDSVELTERLASHGILVRDCSSFYLLDNDFIRIAVRTRDETDRLIRAIGDVLTESGKDYAEEKLKQTIECAASGEPASRNTCEYYPCHFQCQDCTFCFCPFYPCEDPRTGGCWIDSTTGSKVWNCEGCTIMHRKEIVQDVLKILMRDIETEDNLKVAWDKVVVPNL
- a CDS encoding NTP transferase domain-containing protein, which codes for MDAIIMAGGLTQRLGMEEKACVMLIDRPLINYLLDSLLGAMYIDRVFVQVSPYSPDTEQCVKDNYPGRVSILRTSGDNYVGDMVNAVKDSGITGPVMVLMPDLPLVTSEHIDMMVKAYDKVGFPAMSVYAPIGLYRELGLRPGTVFNKKGEMLVPVGINILDSITIDVEQKDTDYLVAIPEVAISIDSVESLHKCEEMLLR